A single Microthrixaceae bacterium DNA region contains:
- a CDS encoding copper-translocating P-type ATPase has translation MTTPDHSHDGHGGHDHEAHQHHSAYQDHGSHGGHAHGGKHAGHHTEQFRRRFWWSLLLTVPVVATSHMVMDWFGYELDFYGIEWIGPVSGSVIFFWAGWPFLQGGRQELKDRQPGMMLLIAMAITVAYLASMATSLDAFDLDFWWELALLVTIMLLGHWQEMKALGQAQDAVAALAELLPDEAERVLDDGSVEPVAIDALQASDVVLVRSGARVPADGEIIDGSAELDESMITGESKPVAKEVGDRVVAGTVSTDSAIRVRVDAVGEETTLAGIQRLVAEAQESQSRTQVLADRAAALLFYVAVGAAVITAVVWSLLGDGDEAVTRVVTVLIISCPHALGLAIPLTTSISSALAARNGILVKDRLALEQSRTVDAFLFDKTGTLTKGAHTVVGAAGAGITDDEVLRLAAAVESDSEHPLARAIVAAATERGDVPKATGFRSVTGRGVEASVDGDIYSVGGPNMVRELSLTEPAALTEWSQGWKDRGSSVLYLARADAILGGIAVEDEIRPEARAAVDGIQAMGRQVVLITGDAQQVADAVGRDLGVDEVMAEVLPEDKDAKVTELQGRGLKVAMVGDGVNDAPALARADVGIAIGAGTDVAIESAGLILASSDPRAVVGIIRLSKAAYRKSLQNLWWAAGYNILAIPIAAGALQWAGITMPPALAAILMSISTIVVAANAQLLRRVELRPEALATDASETAEAPDQRVEGTNR, from the coding sequence ATGACCACCCCCGACCATTCGCACGACGGCCACGGGGGGCACGACCACGAGGCCCACCAGCATCACTCCGCGTACCAGGACCATGGCTCCCATGGCGGCCACGCGCATGGAGGCAAGCACGCCGGGCACCACACCGAGCAGTTCCGGCGCCGGTTCTGGTGGAGTCTGCTGCTGACGGTCCCGGTGGTGGCCACCAGTCACATGGTCATGGACTGGTTCGGCTACGAGCTGGACTTCTACGGCATCGAGTGGATCGGCCCGGTGTCGGGGTCGGTGATCTTCTTCTGGGCCGGGTGGCCGTTCCTCCAGGGTGGGCGGCAGGAGCTCAAGGACCGTCAGCCCGGGATGATGCTGCTCATCGCCATGGCCATCACCGTCGCCTACCTGGCGTCGATGGCAACGTCTCTCGACGCCTTCGACCTGGACTTCTGGTGGGAACTGGCGTTGCTGGTGACCATCATGTTGCTGGGTCACTGGCAGGAGATGAAGGCCCTCGGCCAAGCCCAAGACGCAGTGGCCGCGCTGGCTGAGCTGTTGCCCGATGAGGCCGAGCGCGTCCTCGACGACGGATCGGTGGAACCCGTAGCGATCGACGCGCTGCAGGCCAGCGATGTGGTGCTGGTCAGGTCTGGTGCCCGCGTCCCCGCTGATGGCGAGATCATCGACGGCTCGGCCGAGCTGGACGAGTCGATGATCACCGGCGAGTCCAAGCCGGTGGCCAAGGAGGTCGGTGACCGGGTGGTTGCTGGCACGGTGTCGACCGATTCCGCAATCCGGGTTCGCGTCGACGCGGTCGGCGAGGAGACCACCCTCGCTGGGATCCAGCGTTTGGTGGCCGAGGCGCAGGAGTCCCAGTCGCGCACCCAGGTGCTCGCGGATCGGGCTGCGGCGTTGTTGTTCTATGTCGCGGTCGGGGCTGCGGTCATCACCGCGGTGGTGTGGTCGCTGCTCGGTGACGGTGACGAGGCGGTGACCCGGGTGGTGACGGTGCTGATCATCTCGTGTCCGCATGCCCTGGGTTTGGCGATCCCGTTGACCACGTCGATTTCGTCGGCGTTGGCGGCCCGCAACGGGATCTTGGTCAAGGACCGCCTCGCCCTGGAGCAGAGCCGGACGGTCGATGCGTTCCTGTTCGACAAGACCGGCACCCTCACCAAGGGCGCCCACACTGTCGTCGGCGCCGCCGGTGCCGGGATCACCGACGACGAGGTACTGCGCCTCGCGGCCGCGGTGGAGTCCGACAGCGAGCACCCGCTCGCTCGGGCCATCGTTGCGGCCGCGACCGAACGCGGGGACGTCCCGAAGGCCACCGGGTTCCGGTCGGTCACCGGCCGCGGCGTGGAGGCCAGCGTCGACGGCGACATCTATTCGGTCGGCGGACCGAACATGGTGCGCGAACTGTCGCTCACCGAACCCGCCGCGCTCACCGAATGGTCCCAAGGTTGGAAGGACCGCGGTTCGTCGGTGCTGTACCTGGCTCGAGCCGATGCGATCCTCGGAGGCATCGCCGTCGAGGACGAGATCCGCCCCGAAGCACGTGCCGCGGTCGACGGGATCCAAGCCATGGGACGCCAGGTGGTGCTCATCACCGGCGACGCCCAACAGGTGGCCGACGCGGTCGGACGCGACCTCGGTGTCGACGAGGTGATGGCAGAGGTCCTCCCCGAGGACAAGGACGCCAAGGTCACCGAGCTACAGGGCCGTGGGCTCAAGGTGGCGATGGTCGGCGACGGCGTCAACGACGCCCCCGCCCTGGCCCGCGCCGATGTCGGCATCGCCATCGGAGCGGGCACTGACGTCGCCATCGAGTCGGCCGGTCTGATCCTCGCCAGCTCCGATCCGCGTGCGGTGGTCGGCATCATCCGGCTGTCCAAGGCCGCGTACCGCAAGAGCCTCCAGAACCTGTGGTGGGCCGCTGGCTACAACATCTTGGCCATCCCCATCGCCGCCGGAGCGCTTCAGTGGGCCGGCATCACCATGCCCCCGGCGCTGGCCGCCATCTTGATGAGCATCTCCACCATCGTTGTTGCCGCCAACGCGCAGCTCCTGCGTCGTGTCGAACTGCGACCCGAGGCGCTGGCCACCGACGCAAGCGAGACGGCCGAAGCGCCAGACCAACGCGTGGAAGGAACGAACCGGTGA
- a CDS encoding cupredoxin domain-containing protein, whose product MRRSLVVVVLSVFALTILSACGDGENATSSNPPVADGESHDDHGESSPAVEGARRIEVNATSFAFDPDEIEVTAGEDVAIVLSSEDILHDFTVDGLDVHVAAERGETAEGGLRADEPGEYTYYCTIAGHREAGMAGTLIVEAS is encoded by the coding sequence ATGCGCCGATCACTTGTTGTTGTTGTGCTGTCCGTGTTTGCCCTCACCATTCTCTCTGCCTGTGGAGACGGTGAGAACGCAACGTCTTCGAACCCTCCTGTCGCCGATGGCGAGAGCCACGACGACCACGGTGAGTCGAGTCCCGCTGTCGAGGGGGCGCGACGGATCGAGGTGAACGCGACGTCGTTCGCGTTCGACCCCGACGAGATCGAGGTCACCGCCGGAGAGGACGTGGCCATCGTGTTGAGCTCTGAGGACATCCTCCACGACTTCACCGTCGATGGTCTCGACGTGCACGTCGCGGCTGAGCGTGGTGAGACCGCCGAGGGGGGCCTGCGAGCCGACGAGCCGGGGGAGTACACCTACTACTGCACCATCGCCGGGCACCGTGAAGCCGGAATGGCCGGCACCTTGATCGTGGAGGCTTCATGA
- a CDS encoding site-specific integrase — MAYVTEKRGVHYAVIYEGRNPVTGRERRRWHRCEDRTDAERVARTLTAQHERRHRSGSSITLGDYLLGQWLPAREVTVARSTHARDCKAVEHYLVPHLGDTPLRRLRADHIRSLYQRLLIAGSRRGGPLAAKTIANLHQLLRSALRDAVDRGLLAVSPIAGVQPPDPRSHPSAARRARSWTAAELGAFIDATAQSQHSMLFRLTAATGMRRGEVLGLRWDDIHFDTGRIEITQALIAIGYQLEFTRLKTRTSRRNVALDAETLALLADWRRHQAADLAASGGINDHGLVFTRTDGKPLHPHTVSQAFERAQRHLDVSPIRFHDLRHTHASLLLRDRVPIKVVSERLGHANPAFTMTTYQHVIPGMQEDAAAAFGQLLSANFTTSSESGIAA; from the coding sequence ATGGCATACGTCACGGAGAAGCGAGGCGTTCACTACGCGGTGATCTACGAGGGCCGCAATCCCGTCACCGGGCGTGAACGGCGGCGCTGGCACCGATGCGAAGACCGCACGGACGCCGAGCGCGTTGCCCGGACGCTCACCGCCCAGCATGAGCGCCGCCACCGTTCCGGGTCCTCGATTACGCTCGGCGACTACCTCCTGGGACAGTGGCTGCCCGCCCGAGAGGTCACCGTCGCGCGGTCGACGCACGCTCGCGACTGCAAGGCCGTGGAGCACTACCTGGTGCCGCACCTCGGCGACACCCCATTGCGGCGACTGCGGGCCGACCACATCCGCTCGCTCTACCAGCGGCTTCTCATCGCCGGCAGCCGACGAGGCGGGCCTCTCGCTGCGAAGACCATCGCCAACCTCCACCAGCTCCTGCGCTCTGCGCTGCGCGACGCCGTTGACCGTGGCCTGCTCGCGGTGAGCCCTATTGCAGGCGTGCAACCGCCTGACCCGCGTAGCCATCCTTCGGCCGCTCGACGGGCGAGGTCTTGGACAGCAGCCGAGCTCGGTGCGTTCATCGACGCGACCGCTCAGAGCCAGCATTCGATGCTGTTCCGCCTCACCGCGGCAACCGGCATGCGGCGCGGCGAGGTCCTCGGGCTGCGCTGGGACGACATCCACTTCGACACTGGCCGAATCGAGATCACCCAAGCCCTCATCGCTATCGGATACCAGCTCGAGTTCACCCGGCTGAAGACCCGCACCAGCCGCCGCAACGTCGCCCTCGACGCCGAGACCCTCGCCCTGCTCGCCGACTGGCGCCGCCACCAAGCCGCCGATCTCGCTGCCTCCGGTGGTATCAACGACCATGGGCTCGTGTTCACACGAACCGACGGCAAACCGCTACACCCCCACACCGTGTCCCAAGCGTTCGAGCGTGCCCAGCGCCACCTCGACGTGTCGCCGATCCGTTTCCACGACCTGCGCCACACCCACGCCAGCTTGTTGCTGCGAGACCGAGTGCCGATCAAGGTCGTCTCCGAACGGCTCGGCCACGCGAACCCCGCGTTCACCATGACGACCTACCAGCACGTAATCCCCGGAATGCAAGAGGACGCTGCCGCTGCTTTCGGTCAACTTCTCTCAGCCAATTTTACCACTAGCAGCGAATCGGGCATCGCCGCATAG